In Lycium ferocissimum isolate CSIRO_LF1 unplaced genomic scaffold, AGI_CSIRO_Lferr_CH_V1 ctg5467, whole genome shotgun sequence, a single genomic region encodes these proteins:
- the LOC132044926 gene encoding pathogen-associated molecular patterns-induced protein A70-like produces MIESLYSWLTPTVLFCVLNLMIGTILITSTFKNNDEKQEEEGEEHSTNNLPRTPSLLQRVRSVNLSFPDPFSSPLTTNTTPTYFTDNYNHSPSLLQRVRSMNFSFSSRSAEKPSPFPSLDQDEQQPHNDVIETETQTTHEEEEEEDLQCHVSRSKSATCVETSTVKKELMQLAAEEKEKEKEEVEVRRRPATVRERKEDEAVDRKADDFISKFREQLKMQRVDSILRYKEMLNRGVSI; encoded by the coding sequence ATGATTGAATCTCTATACAGCTGGTTGACCCCCACTGTTCTCTTCTGCGTCTTGAACCTCATGATTGGTACTATTCTCATTACTTCTACCTTCAAAAATAATGAcgaaaaacaagaagaagaaggtgaAGAACATAGTACTAATAACTTACCTCGAACTCCATCTTTATTACAGCGTGTTAGGTCTGTTAACTTGTCTTTCCCTGATCCATTTAGTTCCCCTTTAACTACTAATACTACTCCTACTTATTTCACGGACAACTACAACCATAGTCCATCTTTACTTCAACGTGTCCGCTCCATGaacttctctttctcttcccgGTCAGCCGAAAAGCCCAGCCCATTTCCCTCTCTTGATCAAGATGAACAACAACCTCACAACGACGTCATTGAAACTGAAACTCAAACTactcatgaagaagaagaagaagaagatttgCAATGTCACGTATCAAGAAGCAAATCTGCCACATGCGTAGAAACTAGTACCGTAAAGAAGGAGCTGATGCAACTGGCGGcggaggagaaggagaaggagaaggaggaggtGGAGGTCCGTAGGCGGCCGGCGACGGTGAGGGAGAGAAAGGAGGATGAAGCAGTTGATAGGAAAGCGGATGATTTTATTAGCAAGTTTAGAGAGCAGTTGAAGATGCAAAGAGTTGATTCTATTTTAAGGTACAAGGAAATGTTGAACAGAGGAGTCTCCATTTAG